The Chloroflexota bacterium genome contains the following window.
CGGAGAGGAACTCGCCGGCCGGCGGCGGCGGCTTGTCTCGCGCGCCTACGCAGACAACGCCTCCGCGGGCCACGTCCTGGCACGTGTAGTCATAGCCCCAGCACACGACCGATCCGTCGGCTCGCACACCGCACGTGTGGTACGAGCCGGCGCTGACGGAGATGAACTCCTCAGTAGAGGCCTTCGTCGTCCCCTGGGCGGGGGCGGTCGGCGTCTCGGTGGGCGAACTCTCGGCGGGCGCGGGCTCAAGAGCCGGTCCTGTGGAGGTCGCGTCCGCCGGCTCCGCATCGCAGATGCTGACGCCGCGCTCCAACTCCGCTGCCAGCTGGCCCTCAAGCTCCAGGCATGCCCTCTCAGCCCGCTCTTCCAGATTCTCCGCATTCGACGGGCCGAATTCCAGGGAGTTGACAGCCTCATAGAAGCTGGCAAGTTGTTCCTGGTTCTCTACGGTGGTGTCTGTGTCCTGTACGCGATCCACGAACTCCTGTACGTGTTGAAGGACTTCCCTGGATGTCGCTACGTAGTCGCCGTGCAGGTCGGATAGATGTTCCGGGGGTTGCAGGCTTGAAATCTCGTCGAAAGAGTCTCTCGTGATCCTAAGGAGGTCACCATAAAGGCCGGTGAGCGCCCGCAGCATGGTTTCCGCGACATCGCTCGCGAACTCCGCGTCTTCATCCGACCAGGACTCGCTGGTCTCAAGTGAATCTAGCCGCTCGACCGTGTCCGCAGAAAAGAGGGCGCCGAACAGGACACCTTCAGCCGCAGCTTCAATCTTCTCCTCACGGGCGGCAGCGATCGCCTCCATGGCTTCCGCGTATGCCTCGGTCGTGAGCTCCCCGCCCATCGGCGCCTGAACATCCGGAGCAGGCTCGGGAGCACCGTCCGTAGCCCCCGCATTTGCAGCTTGTCCGGTCGCGGGGACGCCAGGGTCTTCGCCGCAAGCCGCAAGCGTCGCTGTGACCAGCGCAATCAGGAAAAGCAGCGACGGGACCCAACGCAATGAGGCTGGCGCCGATAGGCCCACAGGCCTGGGTGCGTACGGGTGAGATTGGTGGTCCATCTTGCCTACTTCTCCATTCCCTCGACTCTGTGGACCGGGTTGCGGTTTAGCCCCGAATGCGACGGCCCGGCGTCATGGATCGGCCAAATCGCTCTAGTCCGGGCGCCGTTGAGTTCGAGGCTGTTCGCCAGCACGGCAACGCTCTGGGCGGACAGGTTGGATTCGACCATGGTCTGGGTGAAGGTGTGGCCGACCATCGGCCGCCGGCGCGGGAACGACTGCGCAGCCCTAGTCACACAGACGTGTGCCATGCGGCTTCTCGGCGCCCGAGAGCGGCAGAGAATACCACGGGCAATGACTTTTATGGAAAGAAACTCACAATTGGAATTGCCGGCGAAGCGGTCATGCCGCCTACAAAGTGAAGAAACATCGAGATGATCGGACCATCGAGTGGGGTCGCAGGCTAGGCGACCTTGTAGTACGACCATCCGGGACATCTAGCGGCTTCCAGTCGCACATCACTGGAGAGCACCGCCGGGGAGTTGGCGCTTGACGGCTCGGTACGGTCTGCCGTCACGTGTGGTGGATCCAGTCGGACTCGAACCGACGACGGCCTCAATGCGATCGAGGCGCTCTTCGAGCTGAGGGCCCCGGGGCCAACACTAGGCCCCGTTGGCTGGCGGGCCACGGCAGTGCCCTCGGTCTTCTGGTCACAGGCTCGCTGATGCCCGGCGCGGGGCGGATCAGCTAGCGAGCAGGTGCGTCCGGGCAGAACAGCATGTGGGAGCCGTCGGCGTTCGAGTGCACCGCATGGGACGCACCCGCCAGATTGAAGACCAGCTTGTAGCCCGGAGTGATGACCTGGGCGTAGCCGAAGCCCTCTTTCGGGCAACCGAGGCTGGCGTCCGACCAATCCACCGCCTCGGAGCTGGTGAGCGTGTAGTCTCCCTCGCCCACTTCTTCCGCCAGGAGCCGCCGAGCCGCAACCTCGATTTCGCTCGGTGCTTCTCCAGTTGTGGGCTCGTTGTCAGTCGGCGTGGGCGCGTCGGATGGGGGCGTGGGGACGTCAGGCGC
Protein-coding sequences here:
- a CDS encoding RCC1 domain-containing protein, which translates into the protein MGGELTTEAYAEAMEAIAAAREEKIEAAAEGVLFGALFSADTVERLDSLETSESWSDEDAEFASDVAETMLRALTGLYGDLLRITRDSFDEISSLQPPEHLSDLHGDYVATSREVLQHVQEFVDRVQDTDTTVENQEQLASFYEAVNSLEFGPSNAENLEERAERACLELEGQLAAELERGVSICDAEPADATSTGPALEPAPAESSPTETPTAPAQGTTKASTEEFISVSAGSYHTCGVRADGSVVCWGYDYTCQDVARGGVVCVGARDKPPPPAGEFLS